The Elusimicrobiota bacterium genome contains the following window.
TTAGGGATTTAAACCCTAACCCCGCAATCTCGCTCCGGCGGGTGGGCGCTAACGCTGTCATCCCGCCAAGCATAATCGCGATTGAGCCAAAATTTGAGAACCCGCATAATGCGTAGGTGGCAATCACCACAGATTTTGGGGATAATACCCCGGACTTAATAAGTTCCTGTAACTGCATATAGGCAATGAATTCGTTGAATACCGTCTTTGTCCCGAGTAATTTCGCTACAGTAGACGCTTCACCCGCGGGGACGCCCATCAGAAATGCGAATGGCCAAAAGATTATGCTGAACACTTTTTCAAGTGATACACCAAGTTTTCCGAGGAGCCAGTCGAACATCCAGATAAGTGCGATAAACGCAATAATCATTGCTGCAATATTTAATGCAAGATTAAGACCCTGTGATGCGCCGTTCGCTGCGGCTTCAATAACGTTGGAGTCAGGTTTATCTTCCTTAAAATTAATGAAACCCATAGTTTCAGGCGTACCGGTCTCGGGAACCATTAGTTTTGCGATGATAACCGCTGCGGGTGCGTTCATAATCGATGCTGCAAGTAAATGCCCGGGTTCTGCGCCGAACATCGCGTAGGTTGCCATTACGCTGCTCGCGATTGTAGACATAAATGCAGTCATTATCAAGAACAGTTCTGATCTTGTCATCCCAGTCATGTATGACTTAATTGCGGTATTTGATTCAATCCCCAGGAATACCTGTAACGCTGTTGCTAACGCTTCCGCACCGGATATTTTCATGGTGTACATCATGAGTAATGCCATGTATTTTACAACAAATTGTATTACTCCGAGGTGGTACAAAATCGCGGAGAGTGAGGATACAAAAATCACTACAGGTAAGATCTTGAACGCAAATATTGCACCGATATTGAAATCATTTACAAGGTTGCCAAAGACGAACATTGCGCCTTTATCACTGAAACTAACTACTTTATCAAATACCAAGCGTACAAAATTGAATAACGCTCTCCCTGCCGGGGTGAGAAGTACAAGTATTGCGAAAGATAACTGTAACCCCAACCCCCAGAGGATTGTACGCCAGTTGAAATGTTTACGGTCTTCTGACATCATCCACGCAAGTAATATAAATATCGCCAGGCCAAAGATACTGATAACACGTGAAAACATAAAAAAATATTCTCCTTAAGATCGATTCTTTCTCAATCAATGTATATTACTAATTACCAAATATTATTATATACAAAAAAACACGTGATTTTTTGTGGTAGCAGACGTTTCATGTTTGTATTTTATAGGTTTTTATGAGATAATAACATTTTATGGTTATAAATGTATGATTAATAAAGTATTGGATAACGTGCAGAAGATTGCGGTTAATATCAGGTTAGCGCATAAGTTGAATAGTTTAATGGCGGAACTCGTTAAAGCAAACACTACAGTCGGGCTGGATGATTTTTTTAAAGCGGTTATCATAAGAAGAAATAAGGATTATGCGCGTAAGTATTCCAGGGTTGACTACAAAAACAGGGCTGTGATACTGCCTGCTTGTTTAAGTATAAAAGATAAGTGTAAGTCGTTAGTAAAGCAAAGTTATCGTATCTGCGGCAATTGCGGGGGATGTGTGGTTAATGAAATAACCATTAATGCGCAGAAGTTGGGGTACAAAGCAGTCGCTATAGCGGAAACACCGGGGTCAGCGGAACGGTTTATTAAAGAGACAACTCCCGGAGCGGTACTTCTAATTGCCTGCGCAAGGGAAGTTCAACGCTTATTCTCAGCGGAAAAATGCGCGGTGCCTATGCAGTTTATAAGGTTAAAAACTGAAAAGTGTGGTTTACCTGATTACAAAGAAAGTTCAATGGTTGACCTACAAGAAGTTATGGATATTATGGAATTTAAAGATTTAGGATAGGATGGTATAGGTTAGGTATGAACAAAAGTGAGAGTAAACAAAATCAGAAGTTTACCGGTTTTTTTCTGTGTTACTATGAAACTACCCGGCAGTGTAATCTCCAATGCCCGTATTGCATGGCTAGAGTAGACCCTGCGAAGATCGCAGGGAAAAAAGAGCTTTCCACTGACGAAATTAAACATCTTGTGATTGATGAAATATATAAGTATACACCCAACGGTGCGATTGCGTTCTCCGGTGGGGAAACATTAATGCGTCCTGACGCGATGGAGATTATTAAGTACAACGCGAAAAAAGGTTTGTGGACCTTCATCAATACTAACGGTAAGTTATTAACTGAAGAAACATTGAAGAAACTTAAGAAAATTACGGATAATCATATAATGTTTGTCCTGCCGTTTAACTCAACGGAGAATGATGTTCATGAATGGAGCCGTAATGACGATCTTAAAACCGTGGTTAATGCGGGAACTAACTGCGAAAAACTTGGGATGGAATATTTTTATCTTCTCACGATAAGCCGGAGTAATCTCGATACGTTAAGTCCTACTATGAAGTACCTTAAACTAAAACAGTTGCCGATGCTGCGTGCACCGTTTGTTCCGCGCGGGGCGGGTAATGGTCATCGGGAATTAATGTTTACACGTGAAGATATGGCGAAGATTATTCACCCGATCTTACGCGAGAATTATTTGAGTTATATCAGTTACACCCCGTTTTTTGCGAGCCCCGAAGCGATTGAGCGTAAATGGCAGGAGCTGGGGATTACTATCGGGCAGTTGGGATGCCAGGCGGGGAAAGGGTTCATCGGAATTTCTGCGGAAGGTATGGTTACCCCGTGTGTACAAATGCTGGATAACGACGCGGTTTCCTGTGGGAATGTAAGGGATTTATCGTTAAGTAAGATTATTACTGGTAACCAGTTATTGAATGACCTGCGTGACCGCAAAAAACTTGAGGGTAAATGCGGGCGGTGCCGGTACAAACATACTTGTGGCGGATGCCGTGCACTGGCGTTTTATAAAACCGGTAACATTTTCGCGGAGGATGATACCTGTCATTTTGACCCTATCGACGAAACTACAAGGTCGGAATATGAGGAAGAATCAACGCGTAATTTCGAAAAGTTTCTTGAATTCCTTAAGTATAACGAACCTTGGAATATGATATTCGGATAAAATTTATGAAAATATTATTGGTAAAACCCAGATGGTTCGTTAGTGGCGGTGTGTATCGTTATCTTGAGAAAATTAAGTTTACGCCGTTACACCTTGGTATCCTCGCAGCGTTAACCCCTGCGGAGCATGAGGTTCGAGTAGTAGACGGTGATTGGGAAGAAATACCGGACCGCCCGGAAGCTGACCTCGTGGGGATTACTACCACAACGTTTACTTCAGGACAGGTGTTCGAGATTGCTGACCGTTACCGCAGTTACGGCGCTAAGGTTG
Protein-coding sequences here:
- a CDS encoding nucleoside transporter C-terminal domain-containing protein translates to MFSRVISIFGLAIFILLAWMMSEDRKHFNWRTILWGLGLQLSFAILVLLTPAGRALFNFVRLVFDKVVSFSDKGAMFVFGNLVNDFNIGAIFAFKILPVVIFVSSLSAILYHLGVIQFVVKYMALLMMYTMKISGAEALATALQVFLGIESNTAIKSYMTGMTRSELFLIMTAFMSTIASSVMATYAMFGAEPGHLLAASIMNAPAAVIIAKLMVPETGTPETMGFINFKEDKPDSNVIEAAANGASQGLNLALNIAAMIIAFIALIWMFDWLLGKLGVSLEKVFSIIFWPFAFLMGVPAGEASTVAKLLGTKTVFNEFIAYMQLQELIKSGVLSPKSVVIATYALCGFSNFGSIAIMLGGMTALAPTRRSEIAGLGFKSLIAGTLATFITTCIAGMLV
- a CDS encoding DUF116 domain-containing protein; its protein translation is MINKVLDNVQKIAVNIRLAHKLNSLMAELVKANTTVGLDDFFKAVIIRRNKDYARKYSRVDYKNRAVILPACLSIKDKCKSLVKQSYRICGNCGGCVVNEITINAQKLGYKAVAIAETPGSAERFIKETTPGAVLLIACAREVQRLFSAEKCAVPMQFIRLKTEKCGLPDYKESSMVDLQEVMDIMEFKDLG
- a CDS encoding radical SAM protein, which encodes MNKSESKQNQKFTGFFLCYYETTRQCNLQCPYCMARVDPAKIAGKKELSTDEIKHLVIDEIYKYTPNGAIAFSGGETLMRPDAMEIIKYNAKKGLWTFINTNGKLLTEETLKKLKKITDNHIMFVLPFNSTENDVHEWSRNDDLKTVVNAGTNCEKLGMEYFYLLTISRSNLDTLSPTMKYLKLKQLPMLRAPFVPRGAGNGHRELMFTREDMAKIIHPILRENYLSYISYTPFFASPEAIERKWQELGITIGQLGCQAGKGFIGISAEGMVTPCVQMLDNDAVSCGNVRDLSLSKIITGNQLLNDLRDRKKLEGKCGRCRYKHTCGGCRALAFYKTGNIFAEDDTCHFDPIDETTRSEYEEESTRNFEKFLEFLKYNEPWNMIFG